A region of Streptomyces sp. TG1A-60 DNA encodes the following proteins:
- a CDS encoding helix-turn-helix transcriptional regulator, which translates to MATGNGGGAGGNAGQGGGLGGGGNCEPELSDSLRTFGAVLKALREEARLTQEQFAPLVRYSVAYIAKIEQGKRFPPRDLLERSEEVLGAVAGRVLGAAAKSLTRRAGLASWFLQWATIEEEALSLYAYESRVVPGLLQPEPYIRALFDRYLPPLTEEQSERQVAARLARQQLLVDRPNTTFSFVIEQALLERRMGGVSVTKALLDHLIAVGRYRNVELQIMPLLQEEHSGFEGEMYLAETADHRWIGYVEGHGTSMLISDPKSVSHMLQRYGKMRSQALSHQATVSLLEQMRGAL; encoded by the coding sequence ATGGCGACGGGCAACGGCGGCGGGGCGGGCGGGAACGCCGGGCAGGGCGGAGGGCTCGGCGGGGGCGGTAACTGCGAGCCGGAGCTCTCGGACAGTCTGAGGACCTTCGGCGCGGTCCTCAAGGCCTTACGGGAGGAAGCCCGCCTGACGCAGGAGCAGTTCGCGCCACTGGTGCGGTACTCGGTCGCGTACATCGCCAAGATCGAACAGGGCAAGCGGTTCCCGCCACGGGATCTGCTGGAGCGGTCGGAGGAGGTGCTGGGGGCGGTCGCGGGGCGGGTCCTGGGGGCGGCGGCGAAGAGTCTGACGCGGAGGGCGGGGCTGGCGTCCTGGTTCTTGCAGTGGGCCACCATCGAAGAAGAAGCACTCTCGCTGTATGCATACGAAAGCCGAGTCGTTCCAGGGCTGTTGCAGCCCGAGCCTTACATTCGGGCTCTCTTCGACCGGTACCTGCCTCCGCTCACCGAGGAGCAGTCCGAACGGCAAGTGGCAGCGCGTCTGGCCAGACAGCAACTTCTCGTCGATCGCCCCAACACGACGTTCAGCTTCGTCATCGAACAGGCTCTGTTGGAGCGTCGCATGGGAGGGGTTTCCGTAACGAAAGCTCTCCTCGATCACCTCATCGCAGTCGGCAGGTACCGCAACGTAGAACTACAGATCATGCCTCTGCTACAGGAGGAACACTCAGGCTTCGAGGGCGAGATGTACCTTGCCGAGACGGCCGATCACCGCTGGATCGGGTACGTCGAGGGCCACGGCACCAGCATGCTCATCAGCGACCCGAAATCGGTAAGTCACATGCTCCAGCGCTATGGCAAGATGCGCTCGCAGGCTCTGAGCCATCAAGCCACGGTGAGCCTGTTGGAGCAGATGCGAGGAGCGCTATGA
- a CDS encoding DUF397 domain-containing protein, whose protein sequence is MSTSELAWFKSSYSGGGGDNCIEVAVRPSVVLVRDSKDTQKESLAVSRDAWSAFTTLAADSRV, encoded by the coding sequence ATGAGCACCAGCGAGCTGGCCTGGTTCAAGAGCAGCTACAGCGGCGGCGGCGGTGACAACTGTATCGAGGTTGCAGTGCGCCCCAGCGTCGTTCTTGTCCGGGACTCGAAGGACACCCAGAAGGAGTCCCTGGCCGTCTCCCGCGATGCCTGGTCGGCGTTCACGACGCTGGCGGCCGACTCGCGCGTCTGA